The genome window GTACCTGCTGCCGGGCGGCCGACGATGACCGCGCCGCGGGGGTACCGGCAGCAGCCGTCGATCTTGTGGTGGGTCGGCAAGCGGTCGTACGCACTGTTCATCCTGCGGGAGCTCAGTGCCGTCGCTGTGGCCTGGTTCGTGGCGGTGACGCTGGCCTTCGCGTGGTCGGTCGGCGCCGGCGAGGAGCAGTACCAGCGGTACCTCGACGTCGCAGCCAACCCGGTGGTCGTCGCCGTCGACGTCGTCGCGCTGCTGTTCCTGCTGCTGCACACGGTCACCTGGTTCGACCTGACGCCGAAGGCGATGCCGGTACGGGTGCGCGGCCGCCGGACGCCGCCGGCGGCCATC of Streptosporangiales bacterium contains these proteins:
- a CDS encoding fumarate reductase subunit C (part of four member fumarate reductase enzyme complex FrdABCD which catalyzes the reduction of fumarate to succinate during anaerobic respiration; FrdCD are the membrane components which interact with quinone and are involved in electron transfer; FrdAB are the catalytic subcomplex consisting of a flavoprotein subunit and an iron-sulfur subunit, respectively; the catalytic subunits are similar to succinate dehydrogenase SdhAB) encodes the protein MTAPRGYRQQPSILWWVGKRSYALFILRELSAVAVAWFVAVTLAFAWSVGAGEEQYQRYLDVAANPVVVAVDVVALLFLLLHTVTWFDLTPKAMPVRVRGRRTPPAAIVAAQWVGFAAVSALVVWLVVG